A window of the Calditrichia bacterium genome harbors these coding sequences:
- a CDS encoding response regulator: MNTEVTSMPLEVMSGKNTPYDVIIVEDNLEQAYLTKMLVEEYGFSANYVTNSSEALQFISTNKPRVVILDLMMPKLDGLRLCKEIKSTNGTEDTRIIIYSGKIYDSDRRKALEMGADAFFTKPTRANVLISKIKELIHPVQNGSYQN; the protein is encoded by the coding sequence ATGAACACGGAAGTCACCAGTATGCCACTGGAAGTGATGAGTGGAAAAAACACTCCATATGATGTAATTATTGTTGAGGATAATCTGGAACAAGCCTATTTAACCAAGATGCTGGTCGAAGAATATGGTTTTTCGGCGAATTATGTAACAAATAGTTCCGAGGCACTCCAGTTTATCAGCACCAACAAACCCCGGGTGGTAATTCTCGATTTAATGATGCCAAAGCTGGATGGATTGCGGTTATGCAAAGAAATAAAAAGTACGAACGGAACGGAAGATACGCGAATCATCATTTACTCCGGTAAAATTTATGATTCCGATCGCCGGAAAGCGCTCGAGATGGGTGCCGATGCTTTTTTCACCAAACCCACCCGCGCAAACGTTTTGATCTCAAAAATAAAGGAACTGATTCATCCCGTTCAAAATGGATCCTATCAAAATTAA
- a CDS encoding DoxX family membrane protein, whose protein sequence is MGIKSINSIAFHPKTLVLLRLFFGAMLIYAAIDKILFPIDFAVAVENYQLTGATISRWIAIWLPYLELITGVLLIANIWMNAATLLNICMMAVFLLSVSSAYARNLDINCGCFGDESSPVTLTKVASNTLLLLFSVLLYISCKNRNK, encoded by the coding sequence ATGGGCATAAAGTCAATAAATTCAATCGCTTTTCATCCCAAAACACTCGTGTTATTACGATTGTTTTTTGGGGCGATGTTGATTTATGCAGCTATCGATAAAATACTTTTTCCTATAGATTTTGCCGTTGCTGTCGAGAATTATCAACTTACAGGAGCAACAATTTCCCGTTGGATTGCAATATGGCTGCCATATCTTGAATTGATTACCGGAGTGCTTCTGATTGCAAATATTTGGATGAATGCAGCTACTCTGTTGAATATTTGTATGATGGCTGTTTTTCTTTTATCTGTGAGCAGCGCATATGCTCGAAATCTTGATATTAACTGTGGTTGTTTTGGTGATGAAAGTTCTCCGGTTACTCTTACAAAAGTTGCCTCAAATACGCTTTTGTTGTTATTTAGCGTGCTTTTGTATATATCCTGCAAAAATCGGAATAAATAA
- a CDS encoding rhodanese-like domain-containing protein, translated as MGGLIINQFHANGIRWALLSPDFSHTTNSVEFINLPDAFSLIIDGQAIAIDVRETDAFEIDHLPGAISMPWQQFIRSPEIISQLDNEMTYIIYCFDPDCYEAKTFAGLLQKNGFRKTKVLYDGFSGWLEMGLPIEP; from the coding sequence ATGGGAGGATTGATTATTAATCAATTTCACGCGAATGGCATTCGATGGGCATTGCTCTCACCAGACTTTTCGCACACAACCAATTCAGTGGAATTTATTAACTTGCCAGATGCTTTTTCGTTAATAATTGACGGGCAAGCCATAGCAATCGATGTTCGTGAAACGGATGCTTTTGAGATTGATCATCTTCCCGGCGCAATATCAATGCCGTGGCAACAATTTATCCGGTCACCAGAAATCATCAGCCAACTTGACAACGAGATGACCTATATCATTTATTGTTTTGATCCGGATTGTTATGAAGCAAAAACATTTGCCGGTTTGCTTCAAAAAAATGGTTTTCGAAAAACAAAAGTGTTATACGACGGATTTTCCGGGTGGCTGGAAATGGGTTTGCCAATTGAACCGTAA
- a CDS encoding DUF1573 domain-containing protein — MKNILLFIVGCTIFSTAAFAQIDFKHEKVIDHGKISQGDVISGQIEFVNNTGKMVELVDVRTSCGCTAVKPEKKIFEPGETAHIPYTIETERFSGVIRKSIRLVFKDEDPKSEVLFVEANVTTDVSINPRFINFQKVTLNPDTVYTEFFEIENSSQTELNVTKIAADIDIVKITPSNVVIPAGKSHLVRVDLVPSKTGRMNSNISIETNNKKFQSKSLPVFINILEHDASHSE, encoded by the coding sequence ATGAAAAACATACTGTTGTTTATTGTCGGATGCACAATTTTTTCAACTGCTGCATTTGCTCAAATTGATTTTAAGCATGAAAAAGTGATCGATCACGGAAAAATAAGCCAAGGCGATGTCATTAGTGGCCAGATAGAATTTGTCAATAACACCGGCAAAATGGTTGAGTTGGTTGACGTCCGAACCAGCTGTGGGTGCACCGCGGTTAAACCGGAGAAAAAGATTTTCGAACCCGGCGAAACCGCACATATTCCCTACACCATTGAAACAGAACGTTTTTCAGGTGTTATCCGTAAATCCATTCGTCTGGTTTTTAAGGATGAAGATCCAAAATCCGAAGTGCTATTTGTTGAAGCCAACGTCACTACTGATGTTTCGATCAACCCGCGTTTTATCAATTTTCAAAAAGTGACACTAAATCCGGATACGGTTTACACAGAATTTTTCGAAATAGAAAATTCTTCACAGACCGAATTGAACGTTACAAAAATAGCCGCAGATATCGATATTGTTAAAATTACACCGTCGAACGTTGTCATTCCTGCAGGAAAGTCTCATCTGGTACGGGTCGATTTAGTTCCCAGCAAAACCGGTCGTATGAATTCAAATATTTCAATCGAAACCAACAACAAGAAATTTCAAAGCAAAAGCTTACCGGTTTTTATTAACATTTTAGAACACGATGCTTCGCACAGTGAATAA
- a CDS encoding RluA family pseudouridine synthase, whose protein sequence is MIQMEHKLKINSDLSNQRLDIFLSNRFSDHSRSYYQKLIKSGQILVNGEVVKPSHMLIENDEIYIVIPSPSPTSIQPENIPLSIVFEDEYLLVINKPAGLVVHPGAGVHSGTLVNALLYHCSDLSGVGGRQRPGIVHRLDKNTTGLLVVAKNDRAHIHLQKQFAEKTAQREYKALVWGHLPEMSGKIETLLNRSKSDRKKFVVAENGKSAITIFEVEEEHAFLSLVRVRLKTGRTHQIRTHFNHIHHPVFGDPEYAGRMKQINRVSTLSYKQKALYLLKLIDRQALHAFRLTFEHPISKEKISFTADLPEDFQNILDLSRNIERNSS, encoded by the coding sequence ATGATACAAATGGAACATAAACTCAAAATAAATAGTGATTTAAGCAATCAACGGCTGGATATTTTTTTATCCAATCGATTCAGCGATCACTCCCGTTCATATTATCAAAAATTAATCAAAAGCGGGCAAATTTTAGTAAATGGCGAAGTCGTAAAACCATCGCATATGTTGATCGAAAACGATGAAATTTATATCGTTATCCCCTCCCCTTCACCGACCTCCATTCAACCGGAAAATATTCCGTTGAGTATCGTGTTTGAAGATGAATACCTGTTGGTGATCAACAAACCGGCGGGATTGGTTGTACATCCGGGGGCCGGTGTTCATTCGGGAACTTTGGTGAATGCACTTTTGTATCATTGTAGCGATTTATCCGGTGTGGGTGGCAGGCAACGTCCCGGAATAGTTCACCGGTTGGATAAAAACACAACCGGACTGCTGGTTGTTGCAAAAAATGATCGGGCACATATCCATTTGCAAAAACAATTCGCTGAGAAAACCGCCCAACGTGAATACAAAGCACTGGTTTGGGGACATTTGCCAGAGATGAGCGGGAAAATTGAAACATTGTTGAATCGCAGTAAATCTGATCGCAAAAAATTTGTTGTTGCTGAAAATGGGAAATCCGCCATCACCATTTTTGAAGTTGAAGAAGAACATGCCTTTTTATCGCTCGTCAGGGTGAGGCTGAAAACAGGGCGCACCCATCAGATTCGCACGCATTTCAACCATATTCACCACCCTGTTTTTGGTGACCCGGAATACGCCGGTAGAATGAAACAAATAAATAGAGTTTCAACTTTATCTTACAAACAAAAAGCACTATATTTGCTGAAATTGATTGACCGGCAAGCGTTACACGCGTTTCGGCTCACATTTGAACATCCAATTTCTAAAGAAAAAATAAGCTTCACGGCTGATTTGCCAGAAGATTTTCAAAACATTTTAGATTTATCCCGGAATATCGAGAGGAATTCGTCATGA
- the lspA gene encoding signal peptidase II has product MATMPEKPHFIATISVIVAIFLIDQSTKFLAVAFLKPLSSVTVLGEFLRFTYVENSGIAFGFNIQNTALLNIISMIIAIMIFYVLLNIRDHQRLRVAAATILGGAAGNLFDRLYRGNVVDFIDINFFDIHFDSINLLLWQFHDVSIYRLPVFNIADISVTIGMVLVITTVLSKTHISAIATK; this is encoded by the coding sequence ATGGCCACCATGCCCGAAAAGCCCCATTTTATTGCGACAATATCCGTTATTGTCGCAATTTTTTTAATAGACCAATCCACCAAATTTCTTGCAGTTGCCTTCCTAAAACCGCTCTCCAGCGTAACTGTTCTCGGCGAGTTTTTGCGTTTTACGTATGTGGAAAACTCCGGAATAGCTTTTGGATTCAATATTCAAAACACGGCATTGCTTAACATAATTTCAATGATAATTGCCATTATGATATTTTATGTGCTATTAAATATTCGAGATCACCAGAGGTTACGAGTGGCTGCAGCAACCATTTTAGGCGGAGCAGCCGGTAATCTTTTTGACAGACTGTATCGCGGTAATGTTGTTGATTTTATTGATATCAATTTTTTTGATATTCATTTTGATTCGATAAATCTGCTACTTTGGCAATTTCATGATGTTTCAATTTACCGGTTGCCGGTTTTCAATATTGCAGATATTTCCGTCACCATCGGCATGGTTCTGGTCATCACAACCGTACTCTCGAAAACACACATATCTGCAATTGCAACAAAATGA
- a CDS encoding TraR/DksA C4-type zinc finger protein has protein sequence MDDKTTLHFKNLLMEKRVEVLDRIERLREVAMESNYRESNGDHSGYGLHMADQGTDAMEREKAFLFLSREEKYLQQIQQALLRIDLNEYGICRVCGEEIEAKRLEIVPTTRICVPCKNKESRTKN, from the coding sequence ATGGATGACAAAACCACACTACACTTCAAAAATTTGCTTATGGAAAAGCGCGTAGAAGTCCTTGACCGAATTGAACGGTTGCGGGAAGTTGCGATGGAATCCAATTACCGGGAAAGCAATGGCGATCATTCAGGATACGGATTACACATGGCGGACCAGGGTACGGACGCTATGGAACGTGAAAAAGCTTTCCTTTTTTTATCACGCGAGGAAAAATATCTCCAGCAAATTCAACAAGCACTGCTGCGAATTGATTTAAACGAATACGGCATTTGCCGGGTCTGCGGCGAAGAAATTGAAGCGAAAAGACTGGAAATAGTACCGACCACCCGAATTTGCGTTCCCTGCAAAAACAAGGAATCGCGTACAAAAAACTAA
- a CDS encoding TraR/DksA family transcriptional regulator: MSETSKNAGLNGELDSGDKPASPPRTYLTDEELEHFRQLILKKRTQALEEIEDMNSRLKDAQEQTEGYTYHMADSGTDAMEREMLYLMISRQQKYIGYLDRALKRIDLKTYGICKITGKPIPKERLDAVPHTETTVEAKIEQKKKGM, from the coding sequence ATGAGTGAAACATCAAAAAACGCGGGCCTAAACGGGGAGTTGGATAGTGGGGACAAACCGGCTTCTCCGCCTCGCACGTATTTGACTGATGAAGAACTGGAACACTTTCGCCAATTAATTTTAAAAAAGCGGACCCAAGCGCTGGAAGAAATTGAAGATATGAATAGCAGGCTAAAAGATGCCCAGGAACAAACCGAAGGGTACACATATCATATGGCAGATTCCGGCACGGATGCAATGGAACGGGAAATGCTGTATCTGATGATCTCTCGCCAGCAAAAATATATTGGCTATCTGGACCGTGCGTTAAAACGCATCGACCTGAAAACATACGGAATTTGCAAAATTACCGGCAAACCGATTCCAAAAGAACGCCTCGATGCGGTTCCACACACAGAAACAACGGTTGAAGCAAAAATTGAGCAAAAGAAAAAAGGAATGTAA
- a CDS encoding isoleucine--tRNA ligase — MFKEYSEKVFIPKVEEDVLSYWQSHNIFEKSLQHRKDAPTYIFNEGPPTANGRPGIHHVLSRTIKDIINRYKSMKGYQVPRKAGWDTHGLPVEIAVEKKLGLTQKNEIETFGIEKFNNACRELVNEHIEMADGWRKLTDRMGYWLDLDNAYITYKNEYIESVWWAIKTIFDKGLIYKSFKIVPQSPTIETPLSSHELSQAYKDVRDPNCYIKVKVTSSPKASIRNAELVIWTTTPWTLISNVAAAVGEDIDYVLVKNSRQIKSGDEKTELVNDLVLAKSRISALDGEYEILDTFKGSEIVGTTYEQIFTFLDLEPKKYPDVLSLLPGDFVSTEDGSGIVHMAPAFGQDDYDMSKKFKLPVINPVTPGGKFKDGIGEFTGRPVKTFTYGDGHVEEGVDKDVVIALKQMDKIYRSTNDYLHSYPHCWRTDNPVIYYARESWFINSPSYKEDMVALNKTINWQPPEIGAGRFGNWLEDVKEWSLSRDRFWGTPLPIWVSEDGKDMLAVGSISELLEGIYEHPNGEKVPAKSIENELDLHRPFVDRIIFEKNGKVYRRTPEIIDVWFDSGSMPFAQYHYPFENKELFEKSFPADFIAEGVDQTRGWFYTLHNIATVLFGKPAFKNIIVNDLVLDKNGQKMSKSKGNIVFPFQIFDKYGADPARWFLMTQNNPWLPKRFDEGGIAEVQRKFFDTFLNTYSFFALYANIDKFDPAAPQIPVENRPEIDRWILSRLYTIVERVTDRMEHYDIMPAMRPIADFMLDDVSNWYVRRNRRRFWKSEDSKDKLAAYQTLYEVLITTAKLCAPFIPFISEEIYCNLRTENDPESIHLCDFPVVSDAQKSLQNKDLEALMATAQKVVRVARSLRNETRIRVRQPLKELAVASRSAKALDAVQQMSAIIKEELNVKEVTVSGKLDSLVTRTAKANFKALGPRFGKEMKFVAQAIQQWGNSEIEKLEEDGEFSIEFNGQTEQIKLDEVEIRESQRGDMAVSREGELVVGLSTTITPELEKEGIAREFVNRIQNLRKDAGFDVQDRISIYFDAPENISQAVRQLKSYICSETLANDLATGLPADRNAVEVNIDDVSFRVVIDKIK; from the coding sequence ATGTTTAAGGAATACTCAGAAAAAGTATTTATTCCAAAAGTTGAAGAAGACGTTTTGTCTTATTGGCAAAGCCATAACATTTTTGAAAAAAGCCTCCAGCATCGAAAAGATGCACCCACTTATATTTTTAATGAAGGTCCGCCGACTGCCAACGGCCGCCCTGGCATCCACCACGTGCTGAGCCGCACGATTAAAGATATTATCAATCGATATAAATCGATGAAAGGCTATCAGGTGCCCCGCAAAGCCGGTTGGGACACGCACGGTTTACCGGTGGAAATTGCGGTCGAGAAAAAGCTCGGACTGACACAGAAAAATGAAATTGAAACGTTCGGCATCGAAAAATTCAACAATGCCTGTCGTGAACTCGTCAACGAACACATCGAAATGGCGGACGGCTGGCGCAAACTCACCGATCGCATGGGCTATTGGCTGGATCTCGATAACGCTTACATCACTTACAAAAACGAATACATCGAATCGGTTTGGTGGGCGATCAAAACCATTTTTGACAAAGGCCTGATCTACAAAAGTTTTAAAATTGTGCCGCAATCACCGACGATCGAAACGCCTTTGAGTTCGCATGAATTATCGCAGGCATACAAAGATGTTCGCGACCCTAACTGCTATATAAAAGTGAAGGTTACATCATCACCAAAAGCATCGATCCGCAATGCGGAACTGGTGATCTGGACAACCACACCGTGGACGCTGATCTCCAACGTTGCCGCCGCCGTTGGCGAAGATATCGATTACGTTTTGGTGAAAAATTCCCGTCAAATCAAATCGGGCGATGAAAAAACAGAACTTGTCAACGATCTCGTTTTGGCGAAAAGCCGCATCTCTGCGCTCGATGGCGAATACGAAATTTTGGATACCTTCAAAGGTTCGGAAATTGTCGGGACAACGTATGAGCAAATTTTCACCTTTTTGGATCTTGAACCCAAAAAATACCCCGATGTGCTCAGCCTGCTGCCCGGCGATTTTGTTTCGACGGAAGACGGTTCCGGGATTGTGCACATGGCGCCGGCGTTCGGGCAAGATGACTACGATATGTCCAAAAAATTCAAATTACCGGTGATCAATCCGGTTACACCGGGCGGCAAATTTAAGGATGGTATCGGCGAATTTACCGGACGTCCGGTAAAAACCTTCACCTACGGCGACGGACATGTGGAAGAAGGTGTGGATAAAGATGTGGTCATCGCGCTCAAACAAATGGACAAAATTTATCGCTCCACCAACGATTATTTGCACAGCTATCCGCACTGCTGGCGCACGGATAACCCGGTGATTTATTACGCTCGCGAGTCCTGGTTTATCAATTCACCGAGTTACAAAGAGGATATGGTGGCGCTCAACAAAACCATCAACTGGCAACCGCCGGAAATCGGTGCCGGGCGCTTTGGCAACTGGCTGGAAGATGTGAAAGAATGGTCGCTTTCCCGCGATAGATTTTGGGGAACCCCACTACCGATTTGGGTTAGCGAAGATGGCAAAGATATGCTGGCAGTCGGTTCGATCAGTGAACTGCTGGAAGGCATCTACGAACACCCGAATGGCGAAAAAGTGCCGGCAAAATCGATCGAAAACGAGTTGGATTTGCACCGCCCGTTTGTGGACCGGATCATTTTTGAGAAAAACGGAAAAGTGTATCGCCGCACGCCGGAAATCATCGATGTCTGGTTCGATTCCGGCTCGATGCCGTTTGCCCAATACCACTATCCCTTTGAAAATAAAGAACTTTTCGAAAAAAGTTTCCCGGCGGATTTTATCGCCGAAGGCGTAGACCAAACCCGTGGCTGGTTTTACACATTGCACAATATTGCCACAGTTTTGTTTGGCAAACCGGCGTTCAAAAATATTATTGTGAACGATTTGGTGCTGGACAAAAACGGTCAGAAAATGAGCAAATCGAAAGGTAACATTGTGTTTCCTTTCCAGATTTTTGATAAATACGGTGCAGATCCGGCACGCTGGTTTTTGATGACCCAAAACAACCCGTGGCTGCCCAAACGTTTCGACGAAGGCGGCATTGCCGAGGTTCAGCGCAAATTTTTCGACACATTTTTGAACACCTATTCGTTTTTCGCGCTGTATGCAAACATCGACAAATTCGATCCCGCAGCGCCGCAAATTCCGGTGGAAAATCGCCCGGAAATCGATCGCTGGATTCTTTCGCGGCTTTACACAATTGTTGAGCGCGTCACCGACCGGATGGAACATTACGACATCATGCCGGCAATGCGTCCCATCGCAGATTTTATGCTCGATGACGTTTCTAACTGGTATGTGCGCCGCAATCGTCGCCGGTTCTGGAAAAGTGAAGACAGCAAAGATAAGCTTGCAGCTTACCAAACGCTATACGAAGTGCTGATCACAACCGCCAAATTGTGCGCACCGTTTATTCCTTTTATTTCGGAAGAAATTTATTGCAACCTGCGCACTGAAAACGATCCGGAAAGCATTCATCTCTGCGACTTTCCTGTTGTTTCGGATGCGCAGAAATCGTTACAAAACAAAGATTTAGAGGCGCTGATGGCAACTGCTCAAAAAGTGGTTCGCGTGGCGCGTTCGCTCCGAAACGAAACGCGGATCCGGGTTCGCCAGCCTTTGAAAGAATTGGCTGTTGCCAGCCGTTCTGCAAAAGCGCTGGACGCCGTTCAGCAGATGAGTGCTATCATCAAAGAAGAATTGAATGTAAAAGAAGTGACCGTTTCCGGAAAGCTGGATTCTCTGGTTACCCGTACGGCAAAGGCTAATTTTAAGGCGCTCGGACCGCGCTTTGGCAAAGAGATGAAGTTTGTTGCGCAAGCCATTCAACAATGGGGAAATTCCGAAATCGAGAAATTGGAAGAAGATGGTGAGTTTTCAATTGAATTCAACGGTCAAACGGAACAGATAAAACTGGACGAAGTTGAAATTCGCGAGAGCCAGCGCGGCGATATGGCAGTTTCCCGGGAAGGCGAATTGGTTGTTGGATTGAGCACAACCATCACCCCGGAACTTGAAAAGGAAGGAATTGCACGGGAATTTGTAAACCGCATCCAAAATCTCCGAAAAGATGCCGGATTTGATGTGCAAGACAGAATTTCGATTTATTTTGATGCACCGGAAAATATTTCTCAGGCTGTGCGACAGTTGAAGTCATACATTTGTTCGGAAACGCTCGCAAATGATTTGGCAACAGGGTTACCGGCTGATCGAAATGCCGTTGAAGTAAATATTGACGATGTCTCGTTCCGCGTAGTTATCGATAAAATCAAGTAA
- a CDS encoding DUF2905 domain-containing protein, translating to MQSLGKALLVAGAVLMVIGVLLMWGNRIPLIGKLPGDIIFQRKNFTFYFPLTSLIILNLLILIVVWIIRKFTAN from the coding sequence ATGCAATCGCTGGGCAAGGCATTGCTGGTCGCCGGAGCCGTTTTAATGGTTATCGGCGTATTGCTGATGTGGGGAAACCGGATTCCTTTAATCGGAAAATTGCCCGGTGATATTATTTTTCAACGGAAAAATTTTACGTTTTATTTTCCACTTACATCATTGATTATATTGAATTTATTGATATTGATTGTGGTTTGGATCATCCGAAAATTTACGGCAAATTGA
- a CDS encoding purine-nucleoside phosphorylase produces MTELRAKIEETVAFIRQRTQLDPKIGIVLGTGLGDLVNEIDQETVISYEDIPHFPVSTVEYHAGKLIFGKIGGRPVVTMQGRFHYYEGYSMQEITYPIRVMKMMGVNTLLISNACGGMNPQFRKGDLMLMDDHINLLGDNPLIGVNDDEFGPRFPDMSEPYSKRLIALAEEIGLAEKIRLQKGVYVAVTGPNLETRAEYRFLRGIGADVVGMSTVPENIVARHMNMDVLGVSVITDECFPDSLVPADINDIIKTANEAQPKLTLLMKRVVEKL; encoded by the coding sequence ATGACCGAACTCCGCGCAAAAATTGAGGAAACCGTCGCATTTATTCGCCAAAGAACCCAGCTCGATCCCAAAATTGGTATCGTATTGGGAACAGGATTGGGTGATCTGGTTAATGAAATAGATCAGGAAACCGTCATTTCATATGAGGACATTCCCCATTTTCCGGTTTCAACTGTTGAATATCATGCCGGCAAATTAATTTTCGGAAAAATCGGTGGACGTCCGGTGGTTACCATGCAAGGTCGCTTTCATTATTATGAAGGTTATTCAATGCAGGAAATTACCTATCCAATCCGTGTGATGAAAATGATGGGCGTAAACACATTACTGATTTCCAATGCCTGCGGCGGGATGAATCCTCAATTTCGCAAAGGCGATTTGATGTTGATGGATGATCACATCAACTTGCTGGGCGATAATCCCCTCATCGGCGTAAATGACGATGAGTTCGGACCACGTTTTCCGGATATGTCCGAACCTTACAGCAAGCGGCTCATCGCGCTCGCTGAAGAAATCGGGCTTGCCGAAAAAATACGGCTGCAAAAGGGCGTTTACGTCGCTGTTACCGGACCGAATCTGGAAACACGTGCGGAATACCGCTTTTTACGCGGCATTGGTGCAGATGTGGTGGGCATGTCCACCGTTCCGGAAAACATCGTTGCACGGCACATGAATATGGATGTGCTCGGTGTTTCTGTAATTACGGACGAGTGTTTCCCCGATTCACTGGTGCCCGCGGATATCAACGACATCATCAAAACCGCTAACGAAGCACAACCTAAACTCACATTACTGATGAAACGCGTGGTCGAAAAGCTGTAG
- a CDS encoding DivIVA domain-containing protein, whose product MKLTPLEIRKQEFKKGLRGFDPVEVQTFLEMVSEQYEQLQEENKDFSRKILELETRLRSYQDNDKTLRDTLFNMQEVKKQSEEASKRQADLHIKEAELKALEILESARKESRKIREEVNWLKSQKESFINRIRHVLVSQIELLSVMELDDVLSPEAKEKLDLWRKHRGIQSRMIDSSSTPEPQVTQSEPITIDENNTGEDELETDEGRLVQTYDDTDEVAEKTNKSATDETLTEEDIDDFFKKGLQIDDLIKNINKNK is encoded by the coding sequence TTGAAGTTAACCCCGTTGGAAATTCGCAAACAGGAATTTAAAAAAGGCTTACGCGGATTCGATCCGGTTGAAGTGCAAACGTTTCTGGAAATGGTTTCCGAACAGTACGAACAACTTCAGGAAGAAAACAAAGATTTCAGCCGCAAAATTCTGGAACTGGAAACGCGCTTGCGCAGTTATCAGGACAATGACAAAACGCTCCGCGACACCCTGTTCAACATGCAGGAAGTAAAAAAACAATCGGAAGAAGCGAGCAAACGACAGGCAGATTTGCATATCAAGGAAGCCGAACTGAAAGCATTGGAAATACTGGAATCTGCGCGAAAGGAATCCCGGAAAATCCGCGAAGAAGTCAACTGGCTGAAATCGCAGAAAGAATCGTTTATCAATCGGATTCGTCACGTACTGGTGTCACAAATCGAGTTACTTTCGGTAATGGAATTGGACGACGTGCTCTCGCCGGAAGCAAAAGAAAAGCTGGATCTTTGGCGAAAACATCGTGGTATTCAAAGCAGAATGATTGATTCCAGCAGCACTCCGGAACCGCAAGTAACCCAAAGCGAGCCGATTACAATTGATGAAAACAATACAGGGGAAGATGAACTTGAAACCGATGAGGGTCGGTTGGTTCAAACCTACGATGATACAGACGAAGTTGCAGAAAAAACGAACAAATCGGCAACAGATGAAACACTCACAGAAGAGGACATCGACGATTTTTTCAAGAAAGGTCTGCAAATTGACGATCTTATCAAAAATATCAATAAAAACAAGTAG
- a CDS encoding YggS family pyridoxal phosphate-dependent enzyme: MDIKTIQTNLAEINGRIAKAAIAAGKTPDDITLVAVTKTFDTDVIKNAINAGVKHIGENRIQEARSKFTDVPEPGVTRHLIGHLQRNKVKYAVKLFDFIQSVDDILLAEEINARCAKFNQTMPILIQVNTSNEPQKFGCEPREAITLLKAMDRLPNLFIRGFMTIAIYSDDPEEVRPCFKRLRAIYDEAQQLQLSNAKIDTLSMGMSSDFEVAIAEGATMVRIGSAIFGDRNPTL; encoded by the coding sequence ATGGACATAAAAACGATTCAGACAAATCTCGCAGAAATTAACGGGCGAATAGCCAAAGCTGCCATCGCTGCCGGAAAAACCCCGGACGATATTACGTTAGTTGCCGTCACCAAAACGTTCGATACAGATGTGATAAAAAATGCGATTAACGCTGGTGTAAAACACATCGGCGAAAACCGGATTCAGGAAGCCCGCTCAAAATTTACAGATGTGCCGGAACCCGGCGTAACCCGACACTTGATCGGTCATTTGCAACGCAATAAGGTGAAATACGCCGTAAAACTATTCGATTTCATACAATCAGTTGACGACATTTTACTGGCTGAAGAAATCAACGCCCGCTGTGCCAAATTCAACCAAACCATGCCTATTTTGATTCAGGTAAACACCAGCAACGAACCCCAAAAATTCGGTTGCGAACCTCGCGAAGCCATCACCCTCCTCAAAGCGATGGACAGATTGCCCAATCTTTTTATTCGCGGATTTATGACCATCGCAATTTACAGCGATGATCCGGAAGAAGTCCGTCCCTGTTTCAAACGCCTCCGCGCCATTTACGACGAAGCCCAACAGCTTCAGCTATCGAATGCAAAAATTGATACGCTGTCGATGGGCATGAGCTCTGATTTTGAGGTTGCCATCGCCGAAGGCGCAACAATGGTTCGCATCGGTTCCGCTATTTTCGGTGACAGAAATCCCACGCTTTGA
- a CDS encoding DUF3467 domain-containing protein, with product MKDQSAQMQQKINVELSPEVAQGEYANLAIITHSGAEFVIDFTRILPGVPQAKVKSRIIMTPQHTKSLLLALQDNIEKFEKQHGEIKLQGIQNAVNRPFGFQSPENNNG from the coding sequence ATGAAAGACCAATCTGCCCAGATGCAGCAAAAAATCAATGTAGAGCTTTCGCCGGAAGTTGCGCAGGGCGAATACGCCAATCTTGCGATAATTACCCATTCCGGGGCGGAGTTTGTGATCGATTTTACCCGTATTCTGCCCGGTGTGCCGCAGGCAAAAGTAAAATCGCGGATTATAATGACACCGCAACACACCAAATCGCTGTTGCTCGCACTACAGGATAATATCGAAAAATTTGAAAAACAGCACGGTGAAATCAAATTACAAGGTATTCAAAACGCTGTCAACCGTCCGTTCGGTTTTCAGTCACCGGAAAACAACAACGGCTAA